atacatgaactttgaacttgaataaataaaggttttcttgaaaaataaggttataaacttgtagatctaaagatctataaGTGGtatttcaaaagaaccaagtgaaaaaagTGAAAAatacgagttttgttaaaacttggacaTTACATCAAATAAAcacatttttagtaagtaaacaagtgtatgaacacttgtgtaacaagaaaaattccacaaagaaatatttttggaaatcatgactagaagttgtgaaaatgcatattctttaaaaataaagtttttaagaaactaatcttatttttaaagataacaagatcTACTAAGTGTGTTagtgatttactacatatttttacaaactttcaagttcataagtttatggtccatgtttatttttgtcaaagttagtgattaattgttgattgttgattgtttgaatgattttacaaaagaaaatgatatgctaaaagcatggacacctccatttacagaggaaactctggcgaaatttttctagaattacaacacttagaaatatttttctaacaaatggttacaaatatatttttaacattatttctctaaataaacttcgccatgatttattacaaaaataccaagtaccgggggtagattttcgtaaataaaatttattaaatatatatttagaatatatattttataataaaacgcttgtgtgattgtttgttattttgtgtactagatatattatttttagggtaaaaataatataacttgaaaatatcatgaaattgcgactccaaaataatactaacgctctcacaagataattatttaagttacacaagtattgttacaacgcgaactttaaaacgtaacttatgtaatatttctgaaaaatactcttgtatgtatattttgataagtattattttggaaaatgtatgaagtaaaatataatatttttgggaaaaatatatatattttggaatttgaaacattttagacaagtgatttaaaatatatttttcaagtgaggcttaaaaatatattttcggaattataaagtaTACATGTGTTATTACCCCCATCCTTAGGAAggaaatatacttataaaataattaagaagtgtgaatacgaaatagttgtctaactatttcccaaaaacgttaaaccctaagccaaggtacggccatccgtctaataggcattagtacgtctAGGTCGTCACGCGGCAGATTGAGTTGGAGATTGACGTttctggatacgcacttctgtgagttcatgtcccccttttctctttactgttttcagttttatacttcgggggtgaaatacatgcgacaattattacaaacatttattacatggtatggttagcgtagggagggtttatactactagatcatgtgaggggtgggtacaacacttgaggccattaatcctcattgtaggaccgagggacacaagagtgatagatctatttgggtgtagcgagcccacacccgtgaggccggggaggcccatagaggtgactgtgtcttacagccaaAGCCCAGtaacaaatctgctaggtttgagtttccctacactttctcacacataccagtggctttgcaacccattggtgatctctttccttattgctacatactagggacttttatacatactctAAACGTTTATTCATACTCACCTTTACATGAATTCaatcaactttttgttgatttttttcaaactgcatgtatttcaggaaattagtggatctggcacggtatgcatcacatcaagctgcgtaggaataatgatgtcatccaagtttaggaagtgtgacctttgcctggacgggtcacaagtcttaaactgtgtttttatttCATGTCTTTAGTATGTCATTGAACATGTTTTCTTTATGTCATAGTTGTATTCGGTTTTACGTGTcgactttttaaaacaatgttgttgtggtTTACTTTTAAAAACTTgacgaatggatgaacatcatggttttttttcatatagcattgttgtgattatgctatggtattaagaagtcacaccaaataaacccacgcttccgcaaaagccaggatGTGACAGCTTGGTGTCAGAGCATTGATCATAGCggactaggattctttctcgagtctagactatgatcactagagctctcacgaaaacatttttacattgcatacactaaaacgtCCAGATCTAGGACACAAAACATTTTTACGAACAAAAAGTACAagcactttttcaaaatttatggttcagtcttagagactgagggagttcagccttagaggctgggaaggttcagttataaagactgaggggccaatcttagagattggggaggtttagtcttagagactgggaggatggtcttagaggccagggagttactctgagagactaggaggttcagtctgagaggctgggagggtagtctaggagactaggagaattatttgtttgctttatggtgacttacatgtttatttgatcttATGTTGATATTTGTACCTAtttgtggttgtgttacagacaccatggtttCATCCTCAGACACAGGAGTATCGAACACCTTGGATCCTATGGCAGTCGTGTCAGATGACGAGATTCCGTCAGAGCGAGAGGTCTACACATCAGACACCACCAGCACTGTTGACGGcgattttcagcccttcgcgctGCCAGATGTCAGAGttgagcctgctgatggcattcCTGCGGGGGATTTAcctcttgcggtgatccctgctcctataccGCTTGCTGCTTTTCCAGTAGTAGATATGCCCCTCGATGTCGCAACTGACGACGACATTGATCTATTCGAGGAGGATCCGCCTGAGGCTGAccatgagggcggggcccctatTGTTGCTGACGTTATTCTTCCCATTGCTGAGGCCCCTGTAGAGGAGCTTCCTGttggttcacctgtcccagattcaTTTGAGTCTGTGGCGTCTGCGTCTCTGCACGACCAGGGAGTGCAGCATCACTCATCTGACGCCGACCCCGACATGGCGTTATCAGCTGCACCTGCTCCCGCACACGAGTTCGATTTTGACCACGAGGTCGATGATGATTTGGATCCAGTCTTTCCCCCTGACTTCGATCCTGACCAAGAGATCGAGTTCATTCACTTGGACCAGCCCCTAGAGGCGCCCGTAGCTCCTATTGATCCTTTGTTTGACATTCCTGCTGATTTTGACATGGATCTTGTTGATCCTGAGCCGGTCATGGCCCCTGAGCCTATTGTTGCTCCTGATCCTAcactagagcatgaccctgttcatgatgATGCACCAGCTTTTGTACCACCCATTACTGACCCACCAGTTGTTGCTCCACCGTTGGTGGATGACCCTGTTGTTGATGCGTCGTTACCTGATCACGTGCCGGTATTGTTTGACCGTGCACCTTTTACTGCTCATATAGATCCACGATATGCCGACACCCACAACGGGTGGAtcgatgatgatgacgattacCCACCGTATGTGCTGCTTGTCACTCCCCCAGTAGCACCTGTGTCTGCACCACTGATATCCCGTTGTTTCCCCCACACACCACAGACGCTCATCGCACTGATCTTCCCATTACGTTCCTCCAGGACATACCGCCGcctcgtcctggagaggggtcatcgaGGCAGCCGCCTGTTTCTGCTCCACCCATGTTTTCATCACCTTTTCCATTCATATCTCAGTTCCCTCAtgttgcaccacctactgcaccatcTTTCATGCCATCAAGCGAGCCATTTCTATGGACTACACCCCTTATCATGCCATTGTCTGATCCGTACCACCCGTACCATGTTGGGTACTCTACGGAGGACATACTTACATCCTTGATGATACAGCAGGATGCATTGACACGTCATattcaggagttggagagagctccatgACCACCTTGCCATTGTCAGACCCCCTTTGCAGCACCGCACACTCCACGTCCACTTTTCCCTGATTCAGACGCCCGTTTCTtgacatctgagcagcagatagcatatgtgctgcgcgtctgtcgtgctttagaggaggactggttacacatgcgtcgcttgcttttctctcgttttcctcctcctccgccatcagcatatgCATTTTGGTtcgacgcaggtagacttttggtgagaagACCGCGATGGTGCTGACTATACAGCTTCTggaagaccgcattttgatgtcATGACTTTTGATGATTAGTTTTTGGTTGTGGTAGATGACTAGATAGTTCAgacaagggcgatgtggcccttagtcacttttgATGTACGATACAACTATAAAACTTGCAAACATTGTACTGTGGTCTTGATTTTATGAtagtgcaatcgcagtattctcattatatgtgatgTTGGGTTGATTGTTTTAATtctataacatgtgatgttatgcgcttgatgaatgttattacgtacgtatactatttacttactatgacctgaccaacgtaaaacaacttttagaagatgcctccaagacgtgactcgcgcatgcccactaatgaggcAGAACTCCAAGGGATCATTGTTGCAGCTATCGTACAATACGCTGCTTCTCATGCAGAAACGAGTGGAAATATCTCGCACAACCACGtcaataacaatccacccaattgtaatgttaagtcgtttgagatatactatgatacatttggatatttatagcacgttcactaataccatttgtaaatccTAATGtttgtgcagggtgcacttacaagcaatttctcgattgcaagcccgtgaatttcgacggcacaggaggtgctgttgcgtttgtaagatgggctgagaagactgaatctgtccttagaatgagcaagtgtgctcccgagcaacaagtgacctacatctcagggctgtttttggatggagccctatcttggtggaatctGCTAGTGCAAACTTTaggtgaagctgctgcttatgcgttatcatggaatgagctgaaggagctcatgagaaggaagtactgctcacgtgctgaaattcagtactgctcacgtgctgaaattcagaagctagagactgatttctggcacctaaaaatggaaggtcccaagatttcggagtatgttcagagattccacgatttgtcccatgtagtggCGTACATGGTCACACCAGAGTTCAAACGTATTGAGCGCtttatttggggattggcaccttagatcatgagtatggttacaACGTCCAAGCCCGCAAGAATCACAGAAGCCGTAGATCTCAGTGTGgttcttactgaggaagctattcgATTGAACAAGTTCTCAGTGTCTGaaccgaagaagaaagagactcatgtggagttgTCTGGTAAAAATAAAAggaaattttcaaacttcaagcaaggtacaagcaatgtgaacaagaagggtgaatcaagcacaccggccagagctgcaaccggtgttgagaaTAAAGGAAAGGTGATGCGTGtatagtgtaatataatttagatgtatatttaagccctttttacacttttagccaagttttaaatttataaaacacgatattcactaacactaaacacacatatgggcaagtgcacccatcgtggacgtagtatagtgttggtaagataccgaggtcgtccaaggacacaagagcttttagtaccggtttatcctcaacgtctaatcaaatcaaaaagttagaaaagatttttaaactaagaaaataaaaactaactaaatgctgaaaaataaaaataaaataaaaacagatagacaagatgaatcacttggatccgactcgtgtattagtataacctttgattattttcgcacttttgcacttgtttaagagattatcttagttattgtagtaggcccctcttttgaaggcgacgttaccctcaacccagtagtttgagtcagcaaggatacaatcctaaagggttggattattggaagataatgaattaagttattaatgcaaattgtggtaggccccgcttttggcggtgacgttaccctcggctaagtagtctgagtcagcagggataccgTCCTAAATAactgggttatagtattaatagtagttaacttatgagggggtcaaagagtttggatccccgccatccaatacctatgggtattgaaggagatcctactaaaattgactcaggtcccttgcaggacctctaaacgctgaacaagggcaagacccttaccaaaccgttcccttaacccccgaccaggtagccaacatacatccatatagaccatggagatatgaatggtgaaaatcttttattttatatagacagtaaaataatgccaagacaccacggacaaacgataaggaaagatcaccttcaacataagcaactagttttttttttgggtaaagggttaccccggtgattctatatattcacatcCAATCAAAACAAGTAGTGTAGAGACACccacactagttcaatcatgagacaGGCCCCATGAAAGTAAACAATGAAAGTAAACAAAAACGACAAAATCAAAACACATCAAACCAACCACTAGACTCTAATCTAGAACCAAACCCATATGAAAATGAGCAACTACTCAGCCACCATCCTCATCCCTGAGAATGCTGTGGATCTCCCAATCTCCAAGAAGCCTTCAGACGCCCGCAGTGTTCTTCAGCTTCATTCCCATCAGTTTATAACGAATCAATTGAAAGATAGACGCACTAATAACTTCTGGTGGTCTTAACTGATTCTTAAACAACCTCGCATTCCGCTCCTGCCAAATCACATAAGCAGTAGCCGCAACTGCAATTCTAGTAACAAGATTAGCCGCTGTCTTCGACCGAACACGAGCTGAAAGCCAATCCACAATATCCCCCCATATAGGTTGGACCGTATCCATGCCCACCTTTTGTCGAACCATATGCCACACTTGAGAAGAAAATTTACATTCAAAGAATAAATGACTGTGAGAGTCATAATTCTCATAGCATAAGAGGCAACACATCATGTCCATATTTTTCCTCCGcgataagcaactagttattaaagtcattaatacaaaaccaaataaaaagtgcaaaagattaaaaataaaaagtattatactaaacacttgtcttcaccaagtgatgtaagagacttaggcaaacatggccttgattgtcaagaactcttatgatcaatcttggatcccgagacgactcacacactctacgatggacaatggatgatggtggtggatgatggtgttatggtggtggtgggtggtggatgaagtgtgagagaggtggtgtgccaagggatgagttgaaatgaaaccaagcacccctatctataggctgaacagaaggctgggcacggccccgtgtccgctggacacgcccccgtgcccgtctgacactctctctcttcattaattgtaattcgtaattacaattaatgcgcctgctgtactttcgccatgcccccgtgctcactggacacggccccgtggtgggcaatagaagcttctataggtttgtcttttctgctgcttcttgggcacggccccgtgctggctgagcacggggcgtgttcagtcttctgttttctcttctctgcttgggaggatgccgttgagggttcgggcaatccacttttgttccttttcttgtatttatgttagaattagctgtctttttgcttcttttgtgaatttgagctcatttcatcctgaaaatacaaaaggaagacaaaaacactctttttccaacattagtactcaaaaagggttagttttatactttatttgatgtaatttatatgttgcattttacacacatcaaatacccccacacttgaacttttgcttgtcctcaagcaaaactctttaaatatgaGGCTTACACTCcgaaatggaatgggtagaagagaaggtttttggcttgtcatagagtgtcgggaatccaagatctttttgggttttatttttatttatttacaatcctattcgttatgatttatttagaacgtttcataagagaaattacttatttaggcttaacatgcctttttaaaatttcatttatatacaagatcacatacctcacgggagaaatcactcaacactcggccgaaggtgtattttttttgtggatcactcgagagcggcatggaacttattcctaccataagcttgccaagcaatcaatcctcctcctttttaactatatacctttgtaaatatcaagaggactttttgggtgaagggttaggcttgggctaaaggtgggtggttgggttagtggttagtaaaagggcgaaaagcgtaaaaagcgtcggttttcgtaaaatactttgtttttagtgactttttattttgaagtatttctccaaacaagattttgttttcatagctttgtttgtttttaacttcatcattcattttttttttatcacaCAAAAAActgagcttgcgaaaaaccgagcttgttactaaaataaagggtgaaaatgaaaagggtttttggtgggtaaaaagggttttagggtaaagaaatgagaggtttaggctcaaaggggttaactagggggattttgggtaggtggtaaaaaaattgaaaaataatggtgtagaaagaaaaatggttagtcctaatgcctccatcatttacttacttgggtttaagttggtaaggaccgggaatgaatcgtcgtggcaagttctagagttgtaagaaccaagcggctattcacacaagaaacgaaaaatgagcatttagtctaaagatgtgaatttgtatgctcaataaaggctcaaaactcacttttgtgggaatgggtttttatgtgatcgagcatatataatcaaattttaactaagcttgttatgccgtttcataattttcttatgttggttcttgttgtcacgacgctctcggttgtaaaatttgtaaaaatataaccttattaatcttaggattcctaacttaaactttagacaagtaaaaaaaaatgaaaattttttgaaaaaaattggggtgtttagcggttccaatagagttttgtgtaaggcttgttgttagaaCTTGCAAAATTTCGcggtgttagcttccccccacacttaaattacacattgtcctcaatgtgtcccaaaaataaatttttaggttgattggatgtgtaatgtggtgttaaagagcaaagatttatgttactggaagtctggacacggtcccgtggggaccggacacggccccgtgttcaggtgccagtaacaaaaattaaagaaatgagacaaaagcctggacacgggggcgtgtctggtgaacacgacccgtgtccagttacctgaactgggcatttttctgcagggggttcagcacggggtcgtgttggttggacacggcccgtgttgagccttctgtaatggagaattTTGTGTCGgtttgccttgttcttgtgcatggggccatttttctcgttccctttgtcatcctttaccaccatgagtgtgttttatttattataaaccatcaaactttaaagccatcatttcattgcaaccatagagaGATTCATATagtttctaaataaaataaaataaaaacttaactaaATAGGTCGGGAGAtacacgaggttatcataaag
Above is a window of Helianthus annuus cultivar XRQ/B chromosome 14, HanXRQr2.0-SUNRISE, whole genome shotgun sequence DNA encoding:
- the LOC110906401 gene encoding early nodulin-75-like, which encodes MVSSSDTGVSNTLDPMAVVSDDEIPSEREVYTSDTTSTVDGDFQPFALPDVRVEPADGIPAGDLPLAVIPAPIPLAAFPVVDMPLDVATDDDIDLFEEDPPEADHEGGAPIVADVILPIAEAPVEELPVGSPVPDSFESVASASLHDQGVQHHSSDADPDMALSAAPAPAHEFDFDHEVDDDLDPVFPPDFDPDQEIEFIHLDQPLEAPVAPIDPLFDIPADFDMDLVDPEPVMAPEPIVAPDPTLEHDPVHDDAPAFVPPITDPPVVAPPLVDDPVVDASLPDHVPVLFDRAPFTAHIDPRYADTHNGWIDDDDDYPPYVLLVTPPVAPDIPPPRPGEGSSRQPPVSAPPMFSSPFPFISQFPHVAPPTAPSFMPSSEPFLWTTPLIMPLSDPYHPYHVGYSTEDILTSLMIQQDALTRHIQELERAP